A DNA window from Maribellus comscasis contains the following coding sequences:
- a CDS encoding glycyl-radical enzyme activating protein, with protein MKQINIQLTMIFNIQRFSTHDGNGIRTVIFYKGCPLSCWWCSNPESLSFDYSVLYNKKFCKNFGDCILTEKKAISKTKDGIQINRDLIENPEKLKNTCLSKALTISGKNKTAAEILVEIEKDILFFGKNGGVTLSGGEPFAQGENLTTLLQLLKEKKINVNVETTLYVKWDKIERHLTLVDTFLADLKHTNKEKFKKYTGGNVSLVMTNMLKLDNSGAKYIIRIPVIPGFNHSEKEMTEMIDFASSLKNAREIDFLPYHTFGIEKYKMLGIPYLMGNTKNTEDDELEPYMKYAESKGFRTKIGG; from the coding sequence TTGAAACAAATCAATATACAACTAACCATGATTTTTAATATTCAGCGATTTTCTACCCACGACGGGAATGGCATCCGGACTGTCATCTTTTATAAAGGTTGTCCGCTGAGTTGCTGGTGGTGTAGTAATCCTGAAAGTCTGTCCTTTGATTACAGCGTTTTGTATAACAAAAAATTCTGCAAAAATTTTGGTGATTGTATTCTGACGGAAAAAAAAGCCATTTCAAAAACAAAGGATGGAATTCAGATCAACCGCGATTTAATCGAAAATCCTGAAAAACTTAAAAACACCTGCCTTTCAAAAGCGCTAACCATTTCAGGCAAAAACAAAACAGCAGCCGAAATTCTTGTTGAAATAGAAAAAGACATTCTTTTTTTCGGTAAAAATGGCGGTGTAACGCTTTCCGGAGGTGAACCATTTGCACAGGGAGAAAATTTGACCACTCTTTTACAATTACTGAAAGAGAAAAAAATTAATGTGAATGTAGAAACCACATTGTATGTAAAATGGGACAAAATAGAGCGACATCTGACTCTGGTTGACACATTTTTAGCAGACTTAAAGCACACAAACAAAGAAAAATTTAAAAAATACACGGGAGGTAATGTTTCTCTGGTAATGACCAACATGTTAAAACTGGACAACTCAGGAGCAAAATACATTATCCGTATTCCGGTAATTCCAGGCTTTAATCATTCAGAAAAAGAAATGACCGAGATGATAGATTTTGCTTCATCGTTAAAAAATGCCAGGGAGATAGACTTTCTGCCTTATCACACTTTTGGTATAGAAAAATACAAGATGCTTGGCATTCCATATTTAATGGGAAATACAAAAAATACAGAAGATGACGAACTGGAACCATATATGAAATACGCAGAATCAAAAGGGTTTCGGACAAAAATTGGAGGTTGA
- a CDS encoding glycyl radical protein, whose protein sequence is MQTEIKSTQVTQRIANLREKVMSIKPSVCTERAKFYTQVYQDNEDQPVIIKRALALEKTLKEMTIFIDDGELIVGNQSSQHRAAPIFPEYAVDWLPNEMDELDKRPGDAFFITDEHKKELNEIAKWWKGKVLWDRGRALMSQELRDLQDSAIIKATGNLTSGDAHIAVDFYKILKIGLKGYLEEIRHYHKKTDRTKLEGVKKDHFYNALTISIKAFQSFIKRYHYLATSMFLLEADEKKSEELKKIAENCAVIAENPPTDFYQALQLTYFVQLVLQIESNGHSVSLGRMDQYLFPFYYHDKMTGKITEEFTSELLENTWIKLLSINKIRPWSHTRFSAGGPLYQNVTIGGQTTEGKDAVNELSFLILDSVGKMKLTQPNLSVRFHKNINQTFMMECMRIIEKGFGMPSFNNDEIVIPGLLNLGVEEEDAMNYSAIGCIEIAVPGKWGYRCTGMSFLNFMRVFLASMYDGLDQQTGKTFCKGTGNFLDFETFDDLYKAWQHQVKFYAKKTIEIDTAVDTALEENVPDILCSAFVDRCIPRGKTIKEGGSKYDFVSGLQVGIANLGNSLAAIKKLVFEEKRISKEQLLHAIETNFEGIEGEKTRQLLLNFAPKYGNDDDYVDILLKDAYLEFIEEIEKYHTTRYNRGPIGCRYYAGTSSISANVPNGAVVPATPDGRKAFTPVAEGSSPSSGTDILGPTAVFKSVAKLPTEKIMGGVLLNQKLSPTTIQKDTDKEKLISVIRTFFTDLKGWHVQYNIVSRETLVAAKKNPEKYRDLIVRVAGYSAFFTTLSPDTQDDIIARTEHSLNF, encoded by the coding sequence ATGCAAACAGAAATTAAATCAACTCAGGTAACCCAAAGAATTGCAAATCTTCGCGAAAAAGTGATGAGCATAAAACCATCGGTTTGTACCGAACGGGCAAAGTTTTACACCCAGGTTTATCAGGATAACGAAGACCAGCCGGTAATAATTAAACGCGCGTTGGCTTTAGAGAAAACGCTAAAAGAAATGACAATTTTTATCGACGACGGAGAGTTGATTGTGGGAAATCAGTCGTCGCAACACCGCGCAGCTCCCATTTTCCCGGAATATGCTGTCGACTGGCTTCCAAACGAAATGGATGAACTGGACAAACGTCCGGGCGATGCATTTTTTATCACAGATGAACATAAAAAGGAACTAAACGAAATTGCAAAGTGGTGGAAAGGGAAAGTACTTTGGGACCGGGGACGTGCACTCATGTCGCAGGAATTACGCGATTTGCAGGATTCAGCCATCATAAAAGCGACGGGAAACCTTACTTCGGGCGATGCACACATTGCAGTTGACTTCTACAAAATACTAAAGATAGGATTAAAAGGCTATCTTGAAGAAATAAGACATTATCATAAAAAAACAGACCGTACAAAATTGGAAGGTGTTAAAAAAGATCATTTTTATAATGCTCTTACAATTTCAATAAAAGCCTTTCAGTCATTTATAAAAAGATACCACTATTTAGCCACTTCCATGTTTTTGCTTGAGGCAGATGAAAAAAAATCAGAAGAGCTAAAAAAGATAGCGGAAAACTGTGCTGTCATTGCAGAAAATCCACCAACAGATTTTTATCAGGCATTACAGCTTACCTATTTTGTGCAGTTGGTCTTACAAATTGAAAGTAACGGGCACAGTGTATCACTGGGACGAATGGATCAATACCTGTTCCCTTTCTATTACCACGATAAAATGACCGGGAAGATTACTGAAGAATTTACTTCGGAACTGTTGGAAAATACCTGGATAAAATTGCTGTCAATCAATAAAATACGCCCCTGGTCGCACACCCGTTTTTCTGCGGGTGGCCCGCTTTACCAGAATGTAACCATCGGCGGGCAAACAACTGAAGGAAAGGATGCTGTTAACGAACTTAGCTTTTTGATTCTTGACTCGGTTGGAAAAATGAAACTAACCCAGCCCAACCTTTCGGTTCGTTTTCATAAGAATATCAACCAGACATTTATGATGGAATGCATGCGGATCATTGAAAAAGGTTTTGGTATGCCTTCCTTTAACAACGATGAAATTGTGATTCCCGGTCTTCTAAATCTCGGTGTTGAAGAAGAAGATGCCATGAATTACTCCGCAATTGGATGTATTGAAATTGCTGTTCCCGGCAAATGGGGTTACCGTTGCACCGGCATGAGTTTTTTAAATTTCATGCGCGTTTTCCTGGCTTCAATGTATGATGGTCTGGATCAACAAACCGGAAAAACCTTCTGTAAGGGAACCGGAAATTTTCTGGATTTTGAAACATTCGATGACCTCTATAAAGCCTGGCAACACCAGGTAAAGTTTTACGCAAAAAAAACGATAGAAATTGATACTGCTGTGGATACAGCGCTGGAAGAAAATGTGCCGGATATTTTGTGCTCGGCCTTTGTTGACCGTTGTATACCGCGTGGAAAAACAATTAAGGAAGGTGGCTCGAAATACGATTTTGTTTCGGGATTACAGGTAGGAATTGCCAACCTTGGAAATTCGCTGGCGGCCATCAAAAAACTGGTTTTTGAAGAAAAACGAATTTCAAAAGAACAATTATTACATGCCATTGAAACCAACTTTGAAGGTATTGAAGGAGAAAAGACACGACAACTTCTGTTAAATTTTGCACCCAAATACGGAAACGACGACGATTATGTAGATATTTTACTTAAAGATGCTTACCTCGAATTTATTGAAGAAATTGAAAAATACCATACCACGCGCTACAACCGGGGCCCGATTGGATGTCGTTATTATGCGGGCACATCAAGTATTTCGGCGAATGTTCCAAACGGTGCAGTTGTTCCGGCAACACCCGACGGAAGAAAAGCGTTTACACCGGTAGCTGAAGGAAGCTCGCCCTCGTCAGGAACCGATATTCTCGGACCAACAGCAGTTTTTAAATCGGTAGCGAAACTTCCGACTGAAAAAATTATGGGAGGTGTATTGTTAAATCAGAAATTATCTCCGACAACTATCCAAAAAGATACTGACAAAGAAAAATTGATTTCGGTAATCAGAACTTTTTTTACCGATTTAAAAGGATGGCATGTGCAGTATAATATTGTTTCCAGGGAAACACTTGTGGCAGCCAAAAAGAATCCTGAAAAATACCGCGACCTGATTGTACGTGTAGCGGGGTATTCTGCATTTTTTACTACATTATCACCGGATACTCAAGATGATATAATCGCACGCACTGAACATTCACTAAACTTTTAA
- a CDS encoding ROK family protein has protein sequence MEKLLCGVDIGGTKCAIALVNTEGKIIDKINTCAHVNLNEDGLVKLVAEQIKELIQRNQLQETDLQGIGMGCAGHIRFRDGVIITTSNLKGFKNYPLRDAMQKYFKIPVILDNDANAQAFGAYKFGAGKGYDDMVFLTISTGIGAGIVINKKLFRGATGTAGEVGHTIVEPHTELTCTCGNKGCLMAMACGMALPFLYQKKIKEGKKSKLNIPPHFDISKLSGQYLKKGLDMDDPVSKEIISDSAYYVGLGIYNIFQTLNPPLIVLGGGLTNWGDFYLGKIKATFYELARDMIFDPIKIVISNIGADAGVIGAAALTLE, from the coding sequence ATGGAAAAACTACTTTGCGGAGTTGATATTGGCGGCACAAAATGCGCCATCGCCCTGGTAAACACCGAAGGAAAGATTATCGACAAAATCAATACTTGCGCACATGTCAATTTAAATGAAGACGGTCTTGTAAAACTCGTAGCCGAACAAATCAAAGAACTCATTCAGCGAAACCAACTTCAGGAAACCGACTTGCAGGGAATCGGAATGGGCTGCGCGGGACATATTCGTTTTCGCGACGGTGTAATTATTACCACTTCCAATCTGAAAGGATTTAAAAATTACCCCTTACGCGACGCGATGCAGAAGTATTTTAAAATCCCGGTAATTTTGGACAACGATGCCAATGCGCAGGCTTTTGGAGCTTATAAATTTGGTGCCGGAAAAGGATACGACGATATGGTTTTCCTGACAATTAGCACTGGAATTGGCGCCGGAATTGTTATTAATAAAAAACTGTTCCGCGGAGCCACCGGCACAGCAGGTGAGGTTGGGCATACTATTGTGGAGCCACACACTGAACTTACCTGCACTTGCGGAAACAAAGGTTGCCTTATGGCCATGGCTTGTGGAATGGCACTGCCCTTTCTTTATCAGAAAAAGATTAAGGAAGGGAAAAAAAGCAAACTCAATATTCCTCCCCATTTTGACATTTCAAAGTTAAGCGGACAATACCTGAAGAAAGGCCTGGATATGGACGATCCGGTTTCAAAAGAAATAATTTCAGATAGTGCATATTACGTAGGTTTGGGAATTTATAATATTTTTCAGACATTAAATCCACCACTTATTGTTCTGGGGGGAGGATTGACTAATTGGGGCGACTTTTATCTTGGCAAAATAAAAGCAACGTTCTATGAATTGGCCCGCGATATGATTTTTGATCCGATAAAAATAGTTATTTCCAACATTGGTGCCGACGCAGGTGTAATTGGCGCGGCTGCATTAACACTAGAATAA
- a CDS encoding DeoR/GlpR family DNA-binding transcription regulator, protein MLNERQNRILKILGKNDQTSVNELTERLKVSSVTIRQDLNYLEAEGLLKRVHGGAVLKDADDLTNRLGVNYEKKLRIAKKVASYVNEGETILIESGSVNVLLARELLKIKRVTIITTNVYIARQFRKNEQANIIILGGVYQHDSETLVGKITKACIDQINIDKAFIGIDGYTNEAGFTIRDLFRAEISSYIIQKAKDVFIVSDSSKFGQTELTNICFPKDIQHVATNHELDSSFHKELKNAGVDMILA, encoded by the coding sequence ATGCTTAACGAACGACAAAACAGAATACTAAAAATACTGGGGAAAAATGACCAGACTTCGGTAAATGAACTGACTGAAAGACTAAAAGTCTCATCGGTTACTATCCGGCAGGATTTAAATTACCTGGAGGCTGAAGGTTTGTTAAAACGCGTGCACGGTGGTGCCGTTTTAAAAGACGCCGACGATTTAACCAACCGGCTGGGAGTAAACTACGAGAAAAAACTTCGGATTGCCAAAAAAGTTGCTTCTTATGTAAACGAAGGTGAAACGATTTTAATTGAATCAGGCTCTGTAAATGTACTGCTGGCGCGTGAACTTCTAAAAATAAAAAGAGTAACCATAATAACCACCAATGTTTATATTGCTCGTCAATTTCGTAAAAATGAACAAGCCAATATAATTATATTGGGCGGGGTTTACCAACACGACAGTGAAACCCTTGTTGGAAAAATTACAAAAGCATGTATCGATCAAATAAATATTGATAAAGCATTTATTGGAATTGATGGTTATACCAATGAGGCAGGTTTCACCATTCGCGATCTGTTCAGGGCTGAGATTTCGAGTTATATCATTCAAAAAGCCAAAGATGTTTTTATTGTTTCCGATTCAAGCAAATTTGGTCAAACCGAACTAACCAATATCTGTTTTCCAAAAGATATTCAACATGTTGCCACAAACCATGAACTGGACTCTTCGTTTCACAAAGAATTAAAAAATGCCGGTGTAGATATGATTTTAGCCTAA
- a CDS encoding RNA polymerase sigma factor — protein sequence MKIQDEKDVDKLVKALKNGAPTAFDELFSIYGNRLYGFVFGYLKMKEEAEEIVQEVFLTVWRTRKNLKPELSFKAYLFKIAYHQILEHFERTTKQQEYKHHIIDEAVDFTNDVDERLNYQMLLDKVETVINQLPPRQKEILIKKKKEGLSLKEIARQLKISPKTVENHLSEALKNIKKELGIENISAILLFILN from the coding sequence TTGAAGATTCAGGATGAAAAGGATGTAGATAAATTGGTCAAGGCCTTAAAGAATGGTGCTCCCACTGCCTTTGATGAGCTTTTCTCCATATACGGGAACAGGCTTTATGGCTTTGTTTTCGGTTATTTAAAAATGAAAGAAGAAGCCGAAGAAATTGTGCAGGAAGTATTTCTGACGGTATGGCGAACGCGAAAAAATCTAAAACCTGAATTATCTTTTAAAGCCTATCTTTTCAAAATTGCATACCACCAGATACTTGAGCATTTTGAACGCACTACAAAGCAGCAGGAATACAAACATCACATTATTGACGAAGCTGTTGATTTTACAAATGATGTGGACGAACGACTTAATTACCAGATGCTGCTTGATAAAGTAGAAACTGTTATCAACCAACTTCCCCCGAGGCAGAAAGAAATATTGATTAAAAAGAAAAAAGAAGGTCTTTCCCTAAAGGAAATTGCCAGACAATTAAAAATCTCGCCAAAAACTGTTGAAAATCATTTAAGCGAAGCACTTAAAAATATAAAAAAAGAACTTGGCATAGAGAATATTTCAGCAATATTGCTTTTTATCCTGAACTAA
- a CDS encoding FecR family protein, which produces MDFNPEILHRYFKGTYSKKDYRNVKTVFEDKSYRPKLKEHLEEHWNSYFNEPLPENNIDHLLYKLQKQIQQEEKTEQKSRFTTVFQRIAAILVIPLALSVLTLLYLQRDKNGADTAYAEIRCPLGVRTKFELPDGSTGFLNSGSNLRFPVSFSGERHVSIAGEAFFNVVPDQSHPFIVHTQNLNIKVLGTKFNVIAYKEDEKEEVILNSGRVEILSPEGKIYDTLKPNQIFTLNTQNKAGQKNNVEALQYIGWTEGKLIFRHEKMKQVSERLGRWYNAEIVIEDPEILEYVLRATFIDEPLDEVLKLLSLTAPITFEEKPRETTLDNTYKKRKVILKLDKKRQSAFK; this is translated from the coding sequence ATGGATTTTAATCCTGAAATATTACATCGTTACTTTAAAGGAACCTATTCAAAAAAAGATTACAGAAATGTAAAAACTGTTTTTGAGGATAAATCCTACAGACCAAAACTTAAGGAACATCTTGAAGAACATTGGAACAGCTATTTTAACGAGCCTTTGCCCGAAAATAACATCGACCACCTGTTATACAAGTTACAAAAACAAATTCAGCAGGAAGAAAAAACAGAGCAAAAGAGCAGATTCACAACTGTCTTTCAACGCATTGCAGCCATCCTTGTCATTCCGCTGGCGCTTTCTGTTTTAACTTTGTTATATCTTCAGAGAGACAAAAATGGCGCAGATACCGCTTATGCAGAAATTCGGTGCCCCTTGGGTGTTCGTACAAAATTTGAGTTACCCGACGGCTCAACAGGTTTTCTTAATAGTGGTTCAAATTTAAGATTTCCGGTCTCGTTTTCCGGAGAACGACACGTTTCGATAGCAGGCGAAGCTTTTTTTAATGTTGTTCCCGACCAATCACATCCCTTTATTGTTCACACACAAAACTTAAATATTAAAGTTTTAGGAACAAAGTTTAACGTTATTGCTTATAAAGAAGATGAAAAAGAAGAGGTGATTCTAAACAGCGGCAGAGTAGAAATTCTGTCTCCTGAAGGGAAGATATACGACACGTTAAAACCAAACCAGATTTTTACGCTAAATACGCAAAACAAAGCTGGGCAAAAAAACAATGTAGAGGCGCTGCAATATATTGGATGGACAGAAGGAAAACTGATATTCCGCCATGAAAAAATGAAGCAGGTTTCAGAAAGACTGGGGCGGTGGTACAATGCAGAAATTGTAATAGAGGATCCGGAAATCCTTGAGTATGTTCTTCGGGCTACCTTTATCGACGAACCGCTTGATGAGGTTTTAAAATTACTAAGCCTCACAGCACCAATAACATTCGAAGAAAAGCCTCGCGAAACAACACTCGACAACACCTATAAAAAGAGAAAAGTAATATTAAAACTCGATAAAAAAAGGCAGTCTGCCTTTAAATAA